The Carassius carassius chromosome 28, fCarCar2.1, whole genome shotgun sequence region agttgattttttaaaaataattattataaatggcattttatgacatcaactgaggtattacactgaatattcatatctaaaaaatttttttaaaaggtgATTAAAACATTAGTAAATCGGAAATACACTTTCCCTTGTACGTTCACatacaatttaacttaaaatatgcattactcttcaaaagtttgaggttaatAATTAATaccaaactgatcaaaagtgacagtaaagacatttataatgcaatttctatccatcaaaaaataatgaaaaactgaattcgttttttttttttttgaagataagCTGCacaattgttttattgtatttttgactaAATCATAGTTTTATTGTtatgtgagcataagagacaaaaacatttaaaaaaatacaatcttaCCAACCACAAACCTTTGCAAATGCACATAATGACAGTAATTTTAGACATATCTATTGAAATACAACATAATACAACATGAAAAAACAGGGCATTAATCCAAAAACAAACACTAAGGGGGTTCACTCGAATGAACGCCATTGCACTTGCAAACTATTTGTTCTCGTGTTTAATGCTTTGAATGGAGACTGGCAGTCTACATGAAAGGAAGAATGCAGAATCTGACCATGTCTGGGTGATTTCCCTGTGTTCAGCCTCAACCGTACTCAACCTTATAAAAGGATTAAGTCTACCCTTGTGAAATAATTGTCTTGGCCGTTTCACATGACCAACATAGTTTCCCTTCCTTCAAAAGCAAAGAAGTGTTCCAATAGTTCCTACCAAACTCATGATTTGAATCAAACAAATTAAGAAtcactgcaaatgctcacaatgtCTTGATTATGGTTGTTTTGAAATTTTAACTATTTGTAGCATTTAACATTAACCACCTCTCAAACATGTCATAGTATAATGATTCGTTTCGACCTTTCGAGCTGTATTTCTAAAGAAATCATTCAATAAAACTCCTTATCATTAGAGTCTGAATTACTTAACAGGTTACAGCTACTGGGAACATTGATAGTACCCAAGAAGCAGCCATTATGAGAGATGTAGTATTTGCAAAGCAAACAGAGTCAGTATTGAAGACAGTTTTGTGTGTTTAAGTCAATGAAGGAAGAGTTTGTCCCGACTCTTTGGTAATAAGGAATGTTATTGATTTAAGAGGCTCTCATAAAGGAGAGCTgtgtaatgtaataaaaaaataaagtgcaatgAGGTACCGACATTTGGAAAGCTCAGTTTATGGTCCTAGTGCTCAAAGAACTTCCTTGAGACATTTGTACAGTGCATAAAAAGTAATCAACATTTTGCGACCAAACAACAGAATATGTGATAAGTGCCATGCTTTCTGTCCTTGATGGTTTATGGAGAAAACTAATTTGCAGCCTGTGGAATGCATGGTATTTGTCCAAAGGACCATGCTGAGGTGAGACTATATTAGGTTAGATGCTTGTTGCTGGGAACTGTTGATGATTTTAATTTTTCTCACCCAAGTTGAACCTCTCATCTGATTCCCAGACATCTGCAGAAAGCCGTCCCAGAGGAAGTCAAACGCAAATTTATGTCAGGAGAATGGTTCTATGAAGCAAAGTCACAGAGACACCAGGACAGGATTCATGGCTCTGAAATCATCATGGCATCGATGAAGCAAAGGAAACCCTCAGTTGTTGGTGAGACCAAAAAGCCTACGGTTTAAACATGCAAATCCTCAGGTTTAAATGCTTTGATAGCAAGCATATTTAACACCAGTAAACATCTCGCGATCCTCCTATATAGAGTATTTAACCAAGTCGTGGGGCGGCAGATCCAGAAGCATCAGTCGAAAAGATAGTGATGTCAACATGACGTCTCCTAAAGTCACACAAACTACTGAGTCCTCAGAGCATCTAAAAGAGAGGTAATGCTAAATGTTCATGTACAAAAGCACAAATATCAGCATCTACGGTTCAGTGAGGTTGGCATAATCCTTCACTGAATATCTAGACACACATAGTATATCTCATCTATCTATGTATTCATCAACTTATCTGGAACAACAGGAGTAATAACTGTTCACGCTTGCCAGAACCCTTTGGTTTGCACTGTGTATGCAACTTCCACCCCTCCCAGGCACTTTGTGTGCTTTACAGGTGTGGATACCTTATGATTTAAAGATCTTTATGACTCGACAAGGGTCAACAGAGGAGTTTGCACGCTGTCCTCTTAAAGTACTCTGCCTGTGAAGGTTTAATTGATCCTGATCATTGCAGGATGTCTTGTAGAACGGGACTTGTTTTCTTTTGCTTCTTATGAATGCAAGCATAAACATGCAATTgctatttcttttaaaattaggGAAAATTGTGAGACATTAGAAGTTCAGCAAGAAAAACTAAACATCGGCATGAGATCGCCATCCAAGGTATGTAAATGCTCATTAAACTATACAACCATATCAGGGTCAACTGCATTCATTCCTGTATATCTTTGGGGAaacacttaaaggggtcatatcataaGGAATCAAAATGTCAAAACATCCTCTCCAGTCCAAATagaccagggatcctcaaatctggacctcgagatccactttcctgcagagtttagctctaaccctaatcaaacacacctgagcaaagTAATCAATGCCGAttaatgtctttgggatcattagaaaatcacaggcaggtgactttgatcagggttggagctaaactctgcagcacatTGGACCTCCAGGGTAAGATTTGAGGAGCCATGAAATAcaccatttattaaaaatgtgagAAAATGGTTTCTACGGAAATTTCATGACTTACAGCTATCAAATGTATATTAAAGAGCATGTCTATTGCTATTTCATGCTTTCCGACTTATTTACATTGCTAAAGAATTGGATTCTCATGCTATACATGACCAAAGTCTTAAAGATCGAGTTGAGTATTTCTGTGCCAAAGACACCCCTTCAGGGTTTTTATAGGttttggaaagttttttttttcgagTATGGCCATGTATGATGTTATAAAGAGTGAATTTCCTTGTGTAGGCACTTCTCCAGGTAGCAGTTGCCCTTGACAGCTGTACACTCTTTTACAAATCGGATAAAATTAAAGACTCTTTGGCAATATAAAGGATGcaatactactctataggtactcaagattaacatgagattggcagAAACCGTGTGTTATGTCCACTTTAACATACTGTATGGCCGCCCACATTTAGACATCAACAACACCTACCTGTACTTAGAAACTTGGTCCACCTGGTCAGTATGTGGTACTAAGGAGGATTCTGCCACAATATAATACAGGCTTTGAAAAGAGGCTGTTATTTAAGGATGGGGCAGAGCAAacagtatataaagtatattggATTCACCAGCAGACCTGCAGCTTGTGAGTAAACACAGCTGTTTCTCATGCCACATGCAACCTGGGTGTTAGGTGTAGGGTCTTATTTCTATGTATCAGATATAGGGTAGAAAACTGTCATGAATTTGATCTAAAATTCATATCTTCGGTAACACTACAGgataagttaataaataaaattacttaatacaatgtatgatatgacccctttaaagtcttGGCCACTGAGTGAAAGTCAATGCCAAgcaacaaataaatcaatatggcatcaataataaaatgtatttattcattgtaAACTTTGTCTGTTTACCTGGTTCCAGCCAAGGCACAACCCATTTAACAGTGTTCCAGTAGAGCTTGATTTTGAGGAAACTGATATCCACTTTACATCAGGACCTGGTCTCAGGAAATCATTAGACAGAGGCTCTGATTCACAAGGTTTATGTGGCAACTTGTTGTATAATGTTAATTTGTGCTTTGACATTTGTAGTTTTGTGCTCTCCCATGCTTACAAGTCTCATATTTGCAGTAAAACATCAGGAAGCAAGTCATGGTGTAGGTAATAGTGAGGTTTTTAACACCCCACACAACAAACCTCCTGGTCAAAAGCCTGTGCCAAAGAAGAGGACCAAAATCAACAAACCACAGAGCTCTGTCTCAGACAGCACCAATTCTGTGTCCAGCCAGGGTGTGTCCACCACAGCAGGCTCAGGTATTAGGTCTCCACCACCAAGTATCCCTAAACATAGCTCCAATGAGCCCTCTCTCAAGAGCCAGCTGCCGCAACCAGTAGTGTCCTTAAGCTATGTTCGCAAAAACAGCAGTCAAGAAAAGGATCTTGAAGAATCTAGACTTTCTCTGGGTAGTACAGAAGAATCAGGTAGCAAAACTGAAAACAAAGAGCAGTTTAGCTCTCCTTCACCACTGAAGTTGCCAAAGTCACGTTTACCAGTAAGAGCTTCATCGCAACTGATAAACCCTCCACAAAGCTTACAAGAAAAGCCAAAAATAAAACCACGTCTAAGTCTGAACTCTATCACAAGAGGAGATGATGCCAAAAAAGTGGAAGAACTTGTAAAACAAAGAAGAGAAACAAATAGTTGCCATCCTCAGACATCAAGTATGGAATTAGAGGGCCAAAACATTTCTGGTGAAATTAACCTTCCACGTGAGAATGCAATGTTCACGTTGACTGACAACTCTGCAAAGCCACTGGATGAGATCACTGCCCCTCAACCTACGATGCACAAATCTGGGAATGTGGAAAATCATATGAGTCTTTATCCAAAATCAGAAACGATAGGAACTGAAGAAAATATGAAGAAAACTGTTGGTATGAGCCAcattttttagaaatgtaaaGATTTGTTAAAGGAaatattcacccaaaaatgagaatttttgTTATTTACCCAtcatcatgtcatttcaaacctgtaagactgaCTGACTTCTGCCGAACACAGGGGATAATTTAACAAGCAGTCGGTTAAATTTTGGGTGAGCTGACAAATAATGGCAGTGACACTGGGTCTCAATTGAGTGCCTAAAGCACCCAAGTGTGTCAGCAAAATACACATTTCACATTTTGGTAAAATACTATTTGATATTCAAGCACTCATCCAGTTCTTCACACTCCAGTCCGGTAGGTGATGGAAATGTTCACCCTTCTACTGCGTCAACAAACCAACTTACAAGAAAATGCCAACAATATAGAAAATTCACACAATtagatatttattacattttcttctTTGTGCTTCTACtgctgtgttctgcagaagaaagaaagtcatatgggtttggaatgacatacagGTTAGTAAATGATAACatgattttcatatttgggtgaaataatcttacatttaaatttaactgaaTACAATTTTTGCTTACAATAGTGTTGTCTAGAATTTCTGGCCATTTAGTGCTAcactgttttgttgtatttttacagATCACCAATTTCCTAGATCCCTCAAAATAACAGATACATTCAACAAGACAGATGCCTCAACTGACTATGAGACTGACAGTGGCCCCCTTGTCTTCAGTATAAAACAAAATACTAATAACTCAAAACAAGAAGATGCCAAAAAGGAAACCATGACAGATGAATATATTTCCACACCTACTGATGAACCAGGAGATTCCATTGCCAAAGTTCTTGAGTGGTTTAGCAGAAGCTCAGACAGCAGTGATATGCTTGATGTAGAGAGCAATGTCCAAGACATGGAGGACGACACCAAGATCGATGACATAGACTTTGAAGATGACATTGATCAGAGAGCAAAACCAAGAGATAATGTGTACTTAATCATACCACGCCAAAGTGAAGAAGTTCCATCAGAAGTCAATACAATATTTCTACAACAGACAGATTGGGGAAAGGACCAGAGTGTTGAGCCTTCCCATAATTCTCCAAAAGAAAAGAGAAGATATGAATCTGCTTCTTACAAAGAACCTCTCATCAAGAAACCTTCTATTGACTGTGCTTTTACTGCGAACAAGGTGCCTCCAGAGATCCCAGAAGTGAATATTTCTGTCAGTGGGAAAGTTAGTCTAAATGAGAACAAAAtcaagagagaggaagagactaAAGTCAAACTTGAAATCACTGACATCAAGCAGACTCAAAATCAGCCAAAGGAAATAACAGGTACTGAAGAGAACCAGCGACCAAAGATTGCCAATTTGAGATCTTTCTGGGAGAAAGAAAACATTGGACCAAAGATTTTGATCAGCAAATCTAGCGTACCGGTTAAAAATGAACACTTCATCCCTAGTGATATTTGTGGAAAGCCAACTGAAGGTGTAGAGGAACAACAAAGAAGTGAGCAGAGCTTGAAAGTAACATCTCCAAGACATCAGAAACAAGAGAGAGTTGGAGAAGATGTAGACCTTGAGCATGTTGGAAGTGGTAACACCACCTATACACCTCAAGTACCCATTTTTACAGATGAATCAGAACCCCCATTGATATATGCTAATCAGAAGACCGACCAAATACATGCAAGCTTTCCCTTAGAGAAAGATGTTCCAAATTTAAAATCATCTTCGCCATCCCTTGACAGTGGATCCTTGCTAGCAGATCAAAATGGTGATAGCAGAGGCACCATTAGTATCAACAGTAATGATGCAGATCACACTCCTCCAAAAGAATTGGAGGCAAAATCAAGAACAGCGCCAAGGACAAATCAAGTGCCTTTTGTTAAGCAGAATTCCCAGCAAGAGAACATGGCAGAGAGGATCAAGCAACTCAAGTCCTTTTGGGAGAAAGAATCTAGAACATCAGCAGCAGTTCAAAACAAATCGACTACTACTACTCGACTGAACCAAAGATTTACAAAATCTGAGTTTGATCTAAGAACAATAGGTACTGATTATGATGATTATGATGCCGATGATGTTGAGGACAGTATTTCTGCCAGAGGTAGACTGTCTCCTAATTTTTCGATGCATCCACTACGGAAGGATAAGCCAAATGTAATGGATGGTATGAGCACTTCACAGTTTAAGAACCTCCGTGACTTCTGGGGAGGATCACCTACAAAATCTGGGCAAAGATCACCAGTTCTTGAAAGTGGAAATCAGAGATCCTTAAGTCCACAAAGTCAAAATGAAAGAGCCAGTGTCAAAGACTCCGTAAATGAAAGCCATAACAAAACGTCCTCGCCAGCCAAAACCAGAGTATTCCAGTCTCCCTCAAAGAAGAGGATTATGTCAAGACAAGAATCTGGATCAAAAACTGATCAGTCACACATGGTCTCAGGCGAATCATTCTCCCATGGAGTGTCTCATTTTCTTCAGCAACAGAAAGGCTCTCACACCTCTTTAGAAGCCACAATGGTACCTAAACCTCAGGTTGGTCAAGAGTCACAACCTAAACATGGTAGAAGAAATAGCAAAGGCAGTCTAAATGGAAAAGCAAATGCCATGAGACGTGCCGCCAGTATGTTTTCTGTGAACACTGCAGTTGAGGAGCAAAGCCAGGACTTAAATCTTTTGTCCAAGAAGTCCCAGGGCCCCAATCTGCAACAGGTTAAAAAGGCACCAGAAGCCATCATCACACACTCCAGAAAAAAACAGGAAGCTAGCTATACCCTGCCAAAAACATCCCCAGAAATCTCTTGGAGAGACCGAGACAAAAACACTCAGAGAAGACCGTCACGTACCTCAGAGGATTCTGACTCTCAACCTCTTGCTAGATCCTTCATTCCACGGGACTACCAGCATTACCTTGGCATCACAGAGGACAGAAGTATGTACACTCCACCTCCAGTTAAAGAGCAGGTTGACGATCTTATATGCACTTCATTTACGTCATCTCCAGAGACACACCGCAGCTGTAAATGTTCCCCTGTGAAAACCAGTACTCCAGTACAGGGTTCCCCCGACCTACAAACCAGGAGAGGAAGCCTGGGATGCGACTCAACCACACAAACTGATGGAAATGCCACTAAGGGCAATTTAACCCGTGAGTTTTAACCTTTGACCTTGGTGTTGTTATCAGTATGGTCTATTGTTTTAGCTACAGGGACACTTTAAATTTTTTCTGTTTCATCAACTGCCAGGTGTGAATCGTTAATCTGATTATTCAGAAAAGTAATAATACACCTTCTGATCACAGTTCACAGTTCACAGCACACACTACATTCCAGAGTTTTATACTTAGGTTTAATGATTTAGAAAAAGTTTTTAACCATATAAGCATGAAAGTATAAGCATGAAATGTGTGTGCAGTTGTAACGGAGGCTAACAGATCGTGCTGTGCATGCAAACTTCTCTCCCCTGATCTCAAGAGGCGCACTAGTGACTGACAGTACTGGGTGCAGTCTTTAGCCTCCTTGTCAGGGCGCCCAcctcccatgccggagacccACTCCAAATTATTAACATGACTTataaacagaggtgggtagagtacccaaaaactgtactcaagtaaaagtaaaagtacttctagaaatatttactcaagtaaaagtaaaagtactagtcttgaatagttacttgagtaagagtaaaagagtatcggataaaaaaatctactcaagtagttagttactagttactttgggtcatatatactgagcctatttttatttagatatatagataaaatgtatgttatgtgtgtgtgcgtgtataaatgtatatatttcatcatcctttactccaatttatgtaatttattataaaagcttgtctgtttacttaagtaacagatataggtgtcatgccataacatatttttaatacgactgactttatattaaatgtgaatttaacattgaaagttaatgtgatttaaatattgctactaatctttcattgttcagaaagagagcaaataacatttacattattaaagataattttcactgatagtctagatttcaatcactctcagaaactcccattaaaatcactgaaactgttaacactgtgaaatcaatatcttaattaaagattcgtacacacatctgcactttgttgtttctgacgagagaattcgccagaaagaggtattcagtcagtgagcgagtgaaggaagcaccggcattttagcgatgactcatctgaacgcctctgattggccaatgctttaataagctcaaaagaatcatgtgtgattggttataatgcgcagcgctgtataaacgcatctatctctggctcagcgccagcaagcgatcaccgatctgaatttagcagctgacttgcaccagtgtgattgtattaaaattaataaaatcttaatcggctattttttgtcttttggaaga contains the following coding sequences:
- the LOC132108073 gene encoding synaptotagmin-like protein 2, coding for MIDLSHLSEEEQEMIMTVLKRDAELKKAEEERIKHLQKAVPEEVKRKFMSGEWFYEAKSQRHQDRIHGSEIIMASMKQRKPSVVEYLTKSWGGRSRSISRKDSDVNMTSPKVTQTTESSEHLKERENCETLEVQQEKLNIGMRSPSKPRHNPFNSVPVELDFEETDIHFTSGPGLRKSLDRGSDSQVKHQEASHGVGNSEVFNTPHNKPPGQKPVPKKRTKINKPQSSVSDSTNSVSSQGVSTTAGSGIRSPPPSIPKHSSNEPSLKSQLPQPVVSLSYVRKNSSQEKDLEESRLSLGSTEESGSKTENKEQFSSPSPLKLPKSRLPVRASSQLINPPQSLQEKPKIKPRLSLNSITRGDDAKKVEELVKQRRETNSCHPQTSSMELEGQNISGEINLPRENAMFTLTDNSAKPLDEITAPQPTMHKSGNVENHMSLYPKSETIGTEENMKKTVGMSHIF